In one window of Gorilla gorilla gorilla isolate KB3781 chromosome 2, NHGRI_mGorGor1-v2.1_pri, whole genome shotgun sequence DNA:
- the MST1R gene encoding macrophage-stimulating protein receptor isoform X5, giving the protein MELLPPLPQSFLLLLLLPAKLAAGEDWQCPRTPYAASRDFDMKYVVPSFSAGGLVQAMVTYEGDRNESAVFVAIRNRLHVLGPDLKSVQSLATGPAGDPGCQTCAACGPGPHGPPGDTDTKVLVLDPALPALVSCGSSLQGRCFLHDLEPQGTAVHLAAPACLFSAHHNRPDDCPDCVASPLGTRVTVVEQGQASYFYVASSLDAAVAASFSPRSVSIRRLKADASGFAPGFVALSVLPKHLVSYSIEYVHSFHTGAFVYFLTVQPASVTDDPSALHTRLARLSATEPELGDYRELVLNCRFAPKRRRRGAPEGGQSYPVLRVAHSAPVGAQLATELSIAEGQEVLFGVFVTGKDGGPGVGPNSVVCAFPIDLLDTLIDEGVERCCESPVHPGLRRGLDFFQLPSFCPNPPGLEALSPNTSCRHFPLLVSSSFSRVDLFNGLLGPVQVTALYVTRLDNVTVAHMGTMDGRILQVELARSLNYLLYVSNFSLGDSGQPVQRDVSRLGDHLLFASGDQVFQVPIRGPGCRHFLTCGRCLSAWRFMGCGWCGNMCGQQKECPGSWQQDHCPPKLTEFHPHSGPLRGSTRLTLCGSNFYLHPSGLVPEGTHQVTVGQSPCRPLPKDSSKLRPVPRKDFVEEFECELEPLGTQAVGPTNVSLTVTNMPPGKHFRVDGTSVLRGFSFMEPVLIAVQPLFGPRAGGTCLTLEGQSLSVGTSRAVLVNGTECLLARVSEGQLLCATPPGATVASVPLSLQVGGAQVPGSWTFQYREDPVVLSISPNCGYINSHITICGQHLTSAWHLVLSFHDGLRAVESRQCERQLPEQQLCRLPEYVVRDPQGWVAGNLSARGDGAAGFTLPGFRFLPPPHPPSANLVPLKPEEHAIKFEYIGLGAVADCVGINVTVGGESCQHEFRGDMVVCPLPPSLQLGQDGAPLQVCVDGECHILGRVVRPGPDGVPQSTLLGILLPLLLLVAALATALVFSYWWRRKQLVLPLNLNDLASLDQTAGAIPLPILYSGSDYRSGLGHFGVVYHGEYIDQAQNRIQCAIKSLSRITEMQQVEAFLREGLLMRGLNHPNVLALIGIMLPPEGLPHVLLPYMCHGDLLQFIRSPQRNPTVKDLISFGLQVARGMEYLAEQKFVHRDLAARNCMLDESFTVKVADFGLARDILDKEYYSVRQHRHARLPVKWMALESLQTYRFTTKSDVWSFGVLLWELLTRGAPPYRHIDPFDLTHFLAQGRRLPQPEYCPDSLYQVMQQCWEADPAVRPTFGVLVGEVEQIVSALLGDHYVQLPATYMNLGPSTSHEMNVRPEQPQSSPMPGNVRRPRPLSEPPRPT; this is encoded by the exons ATGGAGCTCCTCCCGCCGCTGCCTCAGTCcttcctgttgctgctgctgttgcctgCCAAGCTCGCGGCGGGCGAGGACTGGCAGTGCCCGCGCACCCCCTACGCGGCCTCTCGCGACTTTGACATGAAGTACGTGGTGCCCAGCTTCTCCGCCGGAGGCCTGGTGCAGGCCATGGTGACCTACGAGGGCGACAGAAATGAGAGTGCTGTGTTTGTAGCCATACGCAATCGCCTGCATGTGCTTGGGCCTGACCTGAAGTCTGTCCAGAGCCTGGCCACGGGCCCTGCTGGAGACCCTGGCTGCCAGACGTGTGCAGCCTGTGGCCCAGGACCCCACGGCCCTCCCGGTGACACAGACACAAAGGTGCTGGTGCTGGATCCCGCGCTGCCTGCGCTGGTCAGTTGTGGCTCCAGCCTGCAGGGCCGCTGCTTCCTGCATGACCTAGAGCCCCAAGGGACAGCCGTGCATCTGGCAGCGCCAGCCTGCCTCTTCTCAGCCCACCATAACCGGCCCGATGACTGCCCCGACTGTGTGGCCAGCCCATTGGGCACCCGTGTAACTGTGGTTGAGCAAGGCCAGGCCTCCTATTTCTACGTGGCATCCTCACTGGACGCAGCCGTGGCTGCCAGCTTCAGCCCACGCTCAGTGTCTATCAGGCGTCTCAAGGCCGACGCCTCGGGATTCGCACCGGGCTTTGTGGCGTTGTCAGTGCTGCCCAAGCATCTTGTCTCCTACAGTATTGAATACGTGCACAGCTTCCACACGGGAGCCTTCGTATACTTCCTGACTGTACAGCCGGCCAGCGTGACAGATGATCCTAGTGCCCTGCACACACGCCTGGCACGGCTTAGCGCCACTGAGCCAGAGTTGGGTGACTATCGGGAGCTGGTCCTCAACTGCAGATTTGCTCCAAAACGCAGGCGCCGGGGGGCCCCAGAAGGCGGACAGTCCTACCCTGTGCTGCGGGTGGCCCACTCCGCTCCAGTGGGTGCCCAACTTGCCACTGAGCTGAGCATCGCTGAGGGCCAGGAAGtgctatttggggtctttgtgACTGGCAAGGATGGTGGTCCTGGCGTGGGCCCCAACTCTGTCGTCTGTGCCTTCCCCATTGACCTGCTGGACACACTAATTGATGAGGGTGTGGAGCGCTGTTGTGAATCCCCAGTCCATCCAGGCCTCCGGCGAGGCCTCGACTTCTTCCAGTTGCCCAGTTTTTGCCCCAACCCG CCTGGCCTGGAAGCCCTCAGCCCCAACACCAGCTGCCGCCACTTCCCTCTGCTGGTCAGTAGCAGCTTCTCACGTGTGGACCTATTCAATGGGCTGTTGGGACCAGTACAGGTCACTGCATTGTATGTGACACGCCTTGACAACGTCACAGTGGCGCACATGGGCACAATGGATGGGCGTATCCTGCAG GTGGAGCTGGCCAGGTCACTAAACTACTTGCTGTATGTGTCCAACTTCTCACTGGGTGACAGTGGGCAGCCCGTGCAGCGGGATGTCAGTCGTCTTGGGGACCACCTACTCTTCGCCTCTGGGGACCAG GTTTTCCAGGTACCTATCCGAGGCCCTGGCTGCCGCCACTTCCTGACCTGTGGGCGTTGCCTAAGTGCATGGCGTTTCATGGGCTGTGGCTGGTGTGGGAACATGTGCGGCCAGCAGAAGGAGTGTCCTGGCTCCTGGCAACAGGACCACTGCCCACCTAAGCTTACTGAG TTCCACCCCCACAGTGGACCTCTAAGGGGCAGTACAAGGCTGACCCTGTGTGGCTCCAACTTCTACCTGCACCCTTCTGGTCTGGTGCCTGAGGGAACCCATCAGGTCACTGTGGGCCAAAGTCCCTGCCGGCCACTGCCCAAGGACAGCTCAAAACTCAG ACCAGTGCCCCGGAAAGACTTTGTAGAGGAGTTTGAGTGTGAACTGGAGCCCTTGGGCACCCAGGCAGTGGGGCCTACCAACGTCAGCCTCACCGTGACTAACATGCCACCGGGCAAGCACTTCCGGGTAGACGGCACCTCCGTGCTGAGAGGCTTCTCTTTTATG GAGCCAGTGCTGATAGCAGTGCAACCCCTCTTTGGCCCACGGGCAGGAGGCACCTGTCTCACTCTTGAAGGCCAGAGTCTGTCTGTAGGCACCAGCCGGGCTGTGCTGGTCAATGGGACTGAGTGTCTGCTAGCACG GGTCAGTGAGGGGCAGCTTTTATGTGCCACACCCCCTGGGGCCACGGTGGCCAGTGTCCCCCTTAGCCTGCAGGTGGGGGGTGCCCAGGTACCTGGTTCCTGGACCTTCCAGTACAGAGAAGACCCTGTCGTGCTAAGCATCAGCCCCAACTGTGGCTACAT CAACTCCCACATCACCATCTGTGGCCAGCATCTAACTTCAGCATGGCACTTAGTGCTGTCATTCCATGACGGGCTTAGGGCAGTGGAAAGCAGG CAGTGTGAGAGGCAGCTTCCAGAGCAGCAGCTGTGCCGCCTTCCTGAATATGTGGTCCGAGACCCCCAGGGATGGGTGGCAGGGAATCTGAGTGCCCGGGGGGATGGAGCTGCTGGCTTTACACTGCCTGGCTTTCGCTtcctacccccaccccatccaCCCAGTGCCAACCTAGTTCCACTGAAGCCTGAGGAGCATGCCATTAAGTTTGAG TATattgggctgggcgctgtggctgaCTGTGTGGGTATCAACGTGACCGTGGGTGGTGAGAGCTGCCAGCACGAGTTCCGGGGGGACATGGTTGtctgccccctgcccccatccctgCAGCTTGGCCAGGATGGTGCCCCATTGCAG GTCTGCGTAGATGGTGAATGTCATATCCTGGGTAGAGTGGTGCGGCCAGGGCCAGACGGGGTCCCACAGAGCACGCTCCTTGGTATCCTGCTGCCTTTGCTGCTGCTTGTGGCTGCACTGGCGACTGCACTGGTCTTCAGCTACTGGTGGCGGAGGAAGCAGCTAG TTCTTCCTCTCAACCTGAATGACCTGGCATCCCTGGACCAGACTGCTGGAGCCATACCCCTGCCTATTCTGTACTCGGGCTCTGACTACAGAAGTGGCCTTG GCCACTTTGGAGTTGTCTACCACGGAGAATACATAGACCAGGCCCAGAATCGAATCCAATGTGCCATCAAGTCACTAAGTC GCATCACAGAGATGCAGCAGGTGGAGGCCTTCCTGCGAGAGGGGCTGCTCATGCGTGGCCTGAACCACCCGAATGTGCTGGCTCTCATTGGTATCATGTTGCCACCTGAGGGCCTGCCCCATGTGCTGCTGCCCTATATGTGCCACGGTGACCTGCTCCAGTTCATCCGCTCACCTCAGCGG AACCCCACCGTGAAGGACCTCATCAGCTTTGGCCTGCAGGTAGCCCGCGGCATGGAGTACCTGGCAGAGCAGAAGTTTGTGCACAGGGACCTGGCTGCGCGGAACTGCAT GCTGGACGAGTCATTCACAGTCAAGGTGGCTGACTTTGGTTTGGCCCGCGACATCCTGGACAAGGAGTACTATAGTGTTCGACAGCATCGCCACGCTCGCCTACCTGTGAAGTGGATGGCGCTGGAGAGCCTGCAGACCTATAGATTTACCACCAAGTCTGATGTG TGGTCATTTGGTGTGCTGCTGTGGGAACTGCTGACACGGGGTGCCCCACCATACCGCCACATTGACCCTTTTGACCTTACCCACTTCCTGGCCCAGGGTCGGCGCCTGCCCCAGCCTGAGTATTGCCCTGATTCTCT GTACCAAGTGATGCAGCAATGCTGGGAGGCAGACCCAGCAGTGCGACCCACCTTCGGAGTACTAGTGGGGGAGGTGGAGCAGATAGTGTCTGCACTGCTTGGGGACCATTATGTGCAGCTGCCAGCAACCTACATGAACTTGGGCCCCAGCACCTCTCATGAGATGAATGTGCGTCCAGAACAGCCACAGTCCTCACCCATGCCAGGGAATGTACGCCGGCCCCGGCCACTCTCAGAGCCTCCTCGGCCCACTTGA
- the MST1R gene encoding macrophage-stimulating protein receptor isoform X1 codes for MELLPPLPQSFLLLLLLPAKLAAGEDWQCPRTPYAASRDFDMKYVVPSFSAGGLVQAMVTYEGDRNESAVFVAIRNRLHVLGPDLKSVQSLATGPAGDPGCQTCAACGPGPHGPPGDTDTKVLVLDPALPALVSCGSSLQGRCFLHDLEPQGTAVHLAAPACLFSAHHNRPDDCPDCVASPLGTRVTVVEQGQASYFYVASSLDAAVAASFSPRSVSIRRLKADASGFAPGFVALSVLPKHLVSYSIEYVHSFHTGAFVYFLTVQPASVTDDPSALHTRLARLSATEPELGDYRELVLNCRFAPKRRRRGAPEGGQSYPVLRVAHSAPVGAQLATELSIAEGQEVLFGVFVTGKDGGPGVGPNSVVCAFPIDLLDTLIDEGVERCCESPVHPGLRRGLDFFQLPSFCPNPPGLEALSPNTSCRHFPLLVSSSFSRVDLFNGLLGPVQVTALYVTRLDNVTVAHMGTMDGRILQVELARSLNYLLYVSNFSLGDSGQPVQRDVSRLGDHLLFASGDQVFQVPIRGPGCRHFLTCGRCLSAWRFMGCGWCGNMCGQQKECPGSWQQDHCPPKLTEFHPHSGPLRGSTRLTLCGSNFYLHPSGLVPEGTHQVTVGQSPCRPLPKDSSKLRPVPRKDFVEEFECELEPLGTQAVGPTNVSLTVTNMPPGKHFRVDGTSVLRGFSFMEPVLIAVQPLFGPRAGGTCLTLEGQSLSVGTSRAVLVNGTECLLARVSEGQLLCATPPGATVASVPLSLQVGGAQVPGSWTFQYREDPVVLSISPNCGYINSHITICGQHLTSAWHLVLSFHDGLRAVESRQCERQLPEQQLCRLPEYVVRDPQGWVAGNLSARGDGAAGFTLPGFRFLPPPHPPSANLVPLKPEEHAIKFEYIGLGAVADCVGINVTVGGESCQHEFRGDMVVCPLPPSLQLGQDGAPLQVCVDGECHILGRVVRPGPDGVPQSTLLGILLPLLLLVAALATALVFSYWWRRKQLVLPLNLNDLASLDQTAGAIPLPILYSGSDYRSGLALPAIDGLDSTTCVHGASFSDSKDESCVPLLRKESIQLRDLDSALLVEVKDVLIPHERVVTHSDRVIGKGHFGVVYHGEYIDQAQNRIQCAIKSLSRITEMQQVEAFLREGLLMRGLNHPNVLALIGIMLPPEGLPHVLLPYMCHGDLLQFIRSPQRNPTVKDLISFGLQVARGMEYLAEQKFVHRDLAARNCMLDESFTVKVADFGLARDILDKEYYSVRQHRHARLPVKWMALESLQTYRFTTKSDVWSFGVLLWELLTRGAPPYRHIDPFDLTHFLAQGRRLPQPEYCPDSLYQVMQQCWEADPAVRPTFGVLVGEVEQIVSALLGDHYVQLPATYMNLGPSTSHEMNVRPEQPQSSPMPGNVRRPRPLSEPPRPT; via the exons ATGGAGCTCCTCCCGCCGCTGCCTCAGTCcttcctgttgctgctgctgttgcctgCCAAGCTCGCGGCGGGCGAGGACTGGCAGTGCCCGCGCACCCCCTACGCGGCCTCTCGCGACTTTGACATGAAGTACGTGGTGCCCAGCTTCTCCGCCGGAGGCCTGGTGCAGGCCATGGTGACCTACGAGGGCGACAGAAATGAGAGTGCTGTGTTTGTAGCCATACGCAATCGCCTGCATGTGCTTGGGCCTGACCTGAAGTCTGTCCAGAGCCTGGCCACGGGCCCTGCTGGAGACCCTGGCTGCCAGACGTGTGCAGCCTGTGGCCCAGGACCCCACGGCCCTCCCGGTGACACAGACACAAAGGTGCTGGTGCTGGATCCCGCGCTGCCTGCGCTGGTCAGTTGTGGCTCCAGCCTGCAGGGCCGCTGCTTCCTGCATGACCTAGAGCCCCAAGGGACAGCCGTGCATCTGGCAGCGCCAGCCTGCCTCTTCTCAGCCCACCATAACCGGCCCGATGACTGCCCCGACTGTGTGGCCAGCCCATTGGGCACCCGTGTAACTGTGGTTGAGCAAGGCCAGGCCTCCTATTTCTACGTGGCATCCTCACTGGACGCAGCCGTGGCTGCCAGCTTCAGCCCACGCTCAGTGTCTATCAGGCGTCTCAAGGCCGACGCCTCGGGATTCGCACCGGGCTTTGTGGCGTTGTCAGTGCTGCCCAAGCATCTTGTCTCCTACAGTATTGAATACGTGCACAGCTTCCACACGGGAGCCTTCGTATACTTCCTGACTGTACAGCCGGCCAGCGTGACAGATGATCCTAGTGCCCTGCACACACGCCTGGCACGGCTTAGCGCCACTGAGCCAGAGTTGGGTGACTATCGGGAGCTGGTCCTCAACTGCAGATTTGCTCCAAAACGCAGGCGCCGGGGGGCCCCAGAAGGCGGACAGTCCTACCCTGTGCTGCGGGTGGCCCACTCCGCTCCAGTGGGTGCCCAACTTGCCACTGAGCTGAGCATCGCTGAGGGCCAGGAAGtgctatttggggtctttgtgACTGGCAAGGATGGTGGTCCTGGCGTGGGCCCCAACTCTGTCGTCTGTGCCTTCCCCATTGACCTGCTGGACACACTAATTGATGAGGGTGTGGAGCGCTGTTGTGAATCCCCAGTCCATCCAGGCCTCCGGCGAGGCCTCGACTTCTTCCAGTTGCCCAGTTTTTGCCCCAACCCG CCTGGCCTGGAAGCCCTCAGCCCCAACACCAGCTGCCGCCACTTCCCTCTGCTGGTCAGTAGCAGCTTCTCACGTGTGGACCTATTCAATGGGCTGTTGGGACCAGTACAGGTCACTGCATTGTATGTGACACGCCTTGACAACGTCACAGTGGCGCACATGGGCACAATGGATGGGCGTATCCTGCAG GTGGAGCTGGCCAGGTCACTAAACTACTTGCTGTATGTGTCCAACTTCTCACTGGGTGACAGTGGGCAGCCCGTGCAGCGGGATGTCAGTCGTCTTGGGGACCACCTACTCTTCGCCTCTGGGGACCAG GTTTTCCAGGTACCTATCCGAGGCCCTGGCTGCCGCCACTTCCTGACCTGTGGGCGTTGCCTAAGTGCATGGCGTTTCATGGGCTGTGGCTGGTGTGGGAACATGTGCGGCCAGCAGAAGGAGTGTCCTGGCTCCTGGCAACAGGACCACTGCCCACCTAAGCTTACTGAG TTCCACCCCCACAGTGGACCTCTAAGGGGCAGTACAAGGCTGACCCTGTGTGGCTCCAACTTCTACCTGCACCCTTCTGGTCTGGTGCCTGAGGGAACCCATCAGGTCACTGTGGGCCAAAGTCCCTGCCGGCCACTGCCCAAGGACAGCTCAAAACTCAG ACCAGTGCCCCGGAAAGACTTTGTAGAGGAGTTTGAGTGTGAACTGGAGCCCTTGGGCACCCAGGCAGTGGGGCCTACCAACGTCAGCCTCACCGTGACTAACATGCCACCGGGCAAGCACTTCCGGGTAGACGGCACCTCCGTGCTGAGAGGCTTCTCTTTTATG GAGCCAGTGCTGATAGCAGTGCAACCCCTCTTTGGCCCACGGGCAGGAGGCACCTGTCTCACTCTTGAAGGCCAGAGTCTGTCTGTAGGCACCAGCCGGGCTGTGCTGGTCAATGGGACTGAGTGTCTGCTAGCACG GGTCAGTGAGGGGCAGCTTTTATGTGCCACACCCCCTGGGGCCACGGTGGCCAGTGTCCCCCTTAGCCTGCAGGTGGGGGGTGCCCAGGTACCTGGTTCCTGGACCTTCCAGTACAGAGAAGACCCTGTCGTGCTAAGCATCAGCCCCAACTGTGGCTACAT CAACTCCCACATCACCATCTGTGGCCAGCATCTAACTTCAGCATGGCACTTAGTGCTGTCATTCCATGACGGGCTTAGGGCAGTGGAAAGCAGG CAGTGTGAGAGGCAGCTTCCAGAGCAGCAGCTGTGCCGCCTTCCTGAATATGTGGTCCGAGACCCCCAGGGATGGGTGGCAGGGAATCTGAGTGCCCGGGGGGATGGAGCTGCTGGCTTTACACTGCCTGGCTTTCGCTtcctacccccaccccatccaCCCAGTGCCAACCTAGTTCCACTGAAGCCTGAGGAGCATGCCATTAAGTTTGAG TATattgggctgggcgctgtggctgaCTGTGTGGGTATCAACGTGACCGTGGGTGGTGAGAGCTGCCAGCACGAGTTCCGGGGGGACATGGTTGtctgccccctgcccccatccctgCAGCTTGGCCAGGATGGTGCCCCATTGCAG GTCTGCGTAGATGGTGAATGTCATATCCTGGGTAGAGTGGTGCGGCCAGGGCCAGACGGGGTCCCACAGAGCACGCTCCTTGGTATCCTGCTGCCTTTGCTGCTGCTTGTGGCTGCACTGGCGACTGCACTGGTCTTCAGCTACTGGTGGCGGAGGAAGCAGCTAG TTCTTCCTCTCAACCTGAATGACCTGGCATCCCTGGACCAGACTGCTGGAGCCATACCCCTGCCTATTCTGTACTCGGGCTCTGACTACAGAAGTGGCCTTG cacTCCCTGCCATTGATGGTCTGGATTCCACCACTTGTGTCCATGGAGCATCCTTCTCCGATAGTAAAGATGAATCCTGTGTGCCACTGCTGCGGAAAGAGTCCATCCAGCTAAGGGACCTGGACTCTGCGCTCTTGGTTGAGGTCAAGGATGTGCTGATTCCCCATGAGCGGGTGGTCACCCACAGTGACCGAGTCATTGGCAAAG GCCACTTTGGAGTTGTCTACCACGGAGAATACATAGACCAGGCCCAGAATCGAATCCAATGTGCCATCAAGTCACTAAGTC GCATCACAGAGATGCAGCAGGTGGAGGCCTTCCTGCGAGAGGGGCTGCTCATGCGTGGCCTGAACCACCCGAATGTGCTGGCTCTCATTGGTATCATGTTGCCACCTGAGGGCCTGCCCCATGTGCTGCTGCCCTATATGTGCCACGGTGACCTGCTCCAGTTCATCCGCTCACCTCAGCGG AACCCCACCGTGAAGGACCTCATCAGCTTTGGCCTGCAGGTAGCCCGCGGCATGGAGTACCTGGCAGAGCAGAAGTTTGTGCACAGGGACCTGGCTGCGCGGAACTGCAT GCTGGACGAGTCATTCACAGTCAAGGTGGCTGACTTTGGTTTGGCCCGCGACATCCTGGACAAGGAGTACTATAGTGTTCGACAGCATCGCCACGCTCGCCTACCTGTGAAGTGGATGGCGCTGGAGAGCCTGCAGACCTATAGATTTACCACCAAGTCTGATGTG TGGTCATTTGGTGTGCTGCTGTGGGAACTGCTGACACGGGGTGCCCCACCATACCGCCACATTGACCCTTTTGACCTTACCCACTTCCTGGCCCAGGGTCGGCGCCTGCCCCAGCCTGAGTATTGCCCTGATTCTCT GTACCAAGTGATGCAGCAATGCTGGGAGGCAGACCCAGCAGTGCGACCCACCTTCGGAGTACTAGTGGGGGAGGTGGAGCAGATAGTGTCTGCACTGCTTGGGGACCATTATGTGCAGCTGCCAGCAACCTACATGAACTTGGGCCCCAGCACCTCTCATGAGATGAATGTGCGTCCAGAACAGCCACAGTCCTCACCCATGCCAGGGAATGTACGCCGGCCCCGGCCACTCTCAGAGCCTCCTCGGCCCACTTGA